A genomic segment from Blastococcus sp. PRF04-17 encodes:
- a CDS encoding arginine deiminase yields MGATSEVGRLRTVLLHRPGNELRRLTPRNNDQLLFDGVPWVDRAQEEHDGFAQALRDRGVEVLHLDRLLAEVLSFPSARAELIAAAVDDPRLGATLQRSATTHLSGLDPEELAGALIAGLAHDELRGGHGLAFEIMDRGDFVVPPLPNLLFTRDSSVWVGDQVAVTSLAMPARHRESTITAAVYAHHPRFAGVEQLYGAHLEHLEGGDVLLLADGVVAVGVGERTTPGGAERLARRVFARRLAHTVLVVPIAQQRATMHLDTIATMVDVDAMVMWPAVADSLVAWTVTASEGITDDADTAELAVTGPRPFVVAAAEAMRIDRLRVIDTGLDPVTAEREQWDDGNNTLALAPRLAVAYERNTVTNAALEAAGIEVIRIAGSELGSGRGGPRCMSCPVARSPL; encoded by the coding sequence ATGGGCGCGACCAGCGAGGTCGGCCGGCTGCGCACGGTGCTGCTGCACCGGCCCGGTAACGAGCTCCGCCGGCTCACCCCGCGCAACAACGACCAGCTGCTGTTCGACGGCGTTCCGTGGGTCGACCGGGCGCAGGAGGAGCACGACGGGTTCGCGCAGGCCCTCCGCGACCGGGGCGTCGAGGTGCTGCACCTCGACCGGCTGCTGGCCGAGGTGCTCTCGTTCCCGTCGGCCCGCGCCGAGCTGATCGCCGCGGCCGTTGACGATCCGCGGCTCGGAGCGACGTTGCAGCGCTCGGCGACCACGCACCTGTCGGGCCTCGATCCGGAGGAGCTGGCCGGCGCGCTCATCGCCGGCCTGGCGCACGACGAGCTGCGCGGCGGGCACGGCCTCGCCTTCGAGATCATGGACCGCGGCGACTTCGTCGTCCCTCCGCTGCCCAATCTGCTCTTCACCCGCGACTCGTCGGTCTGGGTGGGCGACCAGGTGGCCGTGACGTCGCTGGCCATGCCCGCCCGGCACCGCGAGAGCACGATCACCGCCGCGGTCTACGCCCACCACCCGCGCTTCGCCGGCGTCGAGCAGCTCTACGGTGCGCATCTCGAGCACCTCGAGGGGGGCGACGTGCTGCTGCTCGCCGACGGCGTGGTCGCCGTCGGCGTCGGCGAGCGGACGACGCCCGGCGGAGCCGAACGGCTCGCGCGGCGGGTCTTCGCCCGGCGCCTGGCGCACACGGTGCTCGTCGTCCCGATCGCGCAGCAGCGGGCCACCATGCACCTGGACACGATCGCCACGATGGTCGACGTCGACGCGATGGTCATGTGGCCCGCCGTCGCCGACTCGCTGGTCGCCTGGACCGTGACGGCGTCCGAGGGCATCACGGACGACGCCGACACCGCCGAGCTCGCCGTCACCGGACCACGGCCCTTCGTCGTCGCCGCGGCCGAGGCGATGAGGATCGACCGCCTCCGGGTCATCGACACCGGCCTCGACCCGGTCACCGCCGAGCGCGAGCAGTGGGACGACGGCAACAACACCCTCGCGCTCGCGCCCCGCCTGGCGGTGGCCTACGAGCGGAACACGGTGACCAACGCCGCACTGGAGGCGGCCGGCATCGAGGTGATCCGGATCGCCGGCTCCGAGCTGGGCAGCGGCCGCGGCGGTCCGCGCTGCATGTCCTGCCCGGTGGCCCGCAGCCCCCTCTGA
- a CDS encoding FAD-binding oxidoreductase — MSLTENPELPASVLDDTVLESLAPAFPAGAVDELRGRVDGPVFAASDDGLAAEVATWNVAVQHTPAIAVGATSAQDVVAAVRWAVAHDLRVAVQATGHGPVRNAAGSMMITTRRMQGLSIDPIGRTARVEAGVKWAAVLEAAADFGLAGLAGSSSDVGVVGYTLGGGLGSLGRKHGFAADHVTAVEIVTADGRLRRVTADTDPELFWAVRGGKGNFGVVTALEFELVPVASLFGGGIFFAGDDAPALLHRFGQWAPTMPEEVSTSIAILRMPDMDMVPPPLRGQTVVHLRFAYSGTDHAEAERLLSPMKVAGTILLGYVGPMRADEMDAIHMDPKDPMPGWEKGMLLAELSEETVDALLAAAGPQVHIPLIMVELRLLGGAVGRPAAVPNAVAGREGAYSVLVLGPAVPELADVVPAVGKGVLGALMPWAAPGVLTNFLGDVTGPAEVLNAYPADAQRRLMDVKRAVDQAGVFSFGHAI, encoded by the coding sequence ATGAGTCTCACCGAGAACCCCGAGCTGCCCGCCTCCGTCCTCGACGACACGGTGCTCGAGAGCCTCGCTCCCGCCTTCCCCGCCGGCGCCGTCGACGAGCTGCGCGGCCGGGTCGACGGCCCGGTCTTCGCCGCGAGCGACGACGGGCTGGCCGCCGAGGTCGCCACGTGGAACGTCGCCGTGCAGCACACCCCCGCGATCGCCGTGGGCGCCACCAGCGCCCAGGACGTCGTCGCCGCGGTGCGGTGGGCGGTCGCGCACGACCTGCGCGTCGCCGTCCAGGCCACCGGGCACGGGCCGGTGCGCAACGCCGCCGGCTCGATGATGATCACCACCCGCCGCATGCAGGGCCTGAGCATCGACCCGATCGGCCGGACCGCCCGCGTCGAGGCCGGCGTCAAGTGGGCCGCGGTCCTCGAGGCGGCTGCGGACTTCGGGCTGGCCGGGCTGGCCGGGTCGTCGTCCGACGTCGGCGTCGTCGGCTACACGCTCGGTGGCGGCCTGGGCTCGCTGGGCCGCAAGCACGGCTTCGCCGCCGACCACGTCACCGCCGTCGAGATCGTCACCGCCGACGGCCGGCTGCGCCGGGTCACCGCCGACACCGACCCCGAGCTGTTCTGGGCGGTGCGGGGCGGCAAGGGCAACTTCGGCGTCGTCACCGCGCTGGAGTTCGAGCTGGTGCCGGTCGCCTCGCTGTTCGGCGGCGGCATCTTCTTCGCCGGGGACGACGCCCCCGCGCTGCTGCACCGCTTCGGCCAGTGGGCGCCGACGATGCCGGAGGAGGTCAGCACCTCGATCGCGATCCTGCGGATGCCCGACATGGACATGGTGCCGCCGCCGCTGCGCGGGCAGACCGTCGTCCACCTGCGGTTCGCCTACTCCGGCACCGACCACGCCGAGGCCGAGCGGCTGCTGTCGCCGATGAAGGTCGCGGGCACGATCCTGCTGGGCTACGTCGGGCCGATGCGGGCCGACGAGATGGACGCGATCCACATGGACCCGAAGGACCCGATGCCCGGCTGGGAGAAGGGCATGCTGCTCGCCGAGCTGAGCGAGGAGACCGTCGACGCGCTGCTGGCGGCGGCCGGACCGCAGGTCCACATCCCGCTGATCATGGTCGAGCTCCGGCTCCTCGGCGGCGCAGTGGGCCGGCCGGCGGCGGTGCCGAACGCGGTCGCCGGGCGGGAGGGCGCCTACTCGGTGCTGGTCCTCGGGCCGGCCGTGCCGGAGCTGGCCGACGTCGTGCCCGCTGTCGGCAAGGGAGTGCTGGGCGCGCTCATGCCCTGGGCCGCGCCGGGCGTGCTGACCAACTTCCTGGGCGACGTGACCGGCCCGGCGGAGGTGCTCAACGCCTACCCGGCCGACGCCCAGCGCCGGCTGATGGACGTGAAGCGGGCCGTCGACCAGGCCGGTGTCTTCAGCTTCGGCCACGCCATCTGA
- a CDS encoding SDR family oxidoreductase, with translation MDLFDLTGKVAVVTGGTRGIGLMMARGLLQAGARVYISSRKAEAGDAAVAELSAFGQVRSIPADLSQEEECLRLAAAVADREDELHILVNNAGATWGSPTLEEFPSSAWDKVVDLNLKSPFFLTRAFLPLLEEAGTDDDPARVVNVGSIDGLHVPPMHTYSYSSSKAALHHLTRVLAKELGPRRITVNAVAPGPFESKMMAATLDAFGEEIAARSPLRRIGRPDDMAGVVVYLSSRAGAYVTGAVIPVDGGIATTR, from the coding sequence GTGGATCTGTTCGACCTGACCGGCAAGGTGGCCGTGGTCACCGGTGGCACCCGCGGCATCGGCCTGATGATGGCTCGCGGCCTCCTCCAGGCGGGGGCACGGGTCTACATCAGCTCCCGCAAGGCCGAGGCCGGGGACGCCGCGGTCGCAGAGCTGTCGGCGTTCGGTCAGGTGCGCTCGATCCCCGCCGACCTGTCGCAGGAGGAGGAGTGCCTCCGGCTCGCGGCAGCGGTGGCCGACCGGGAGGACGAGCTGCACATCCTGGTGAACAACGCCGGCGCGACGTGGGGCTCCCCGACGCTGGAGGAGTTCCCGTCCTCGGCGTGGGACAAGGTCGTCGACCTGAACCTGAAGTCGCCGTTCTTCCTCACCCGCGCGTTCCTGCCGCTGCTCGAGGAGGCCGGTACGGACGACGACCCGGCGCGCGTGGTCAACGTCGGCAGCATCGACGGCCTGCACGTCCCGCCGATGCACACGTACTCGTACTCCTCGTCCAAGGCGGCCCTGCACCACCTGACCCGCGTGCTGGCCAAGGAGCTCGGTCCCCGCCGGATCACCGTGAACGCCGTCGCGCCGGGGCCGTTCGAGTCGAAGATGATGGCCGCGACGCTCGACGCGTTCGGTGAGGAGATCGCCGCCCGCTCGCCGCTGCGCCGCATCGGCCGGCCCGACGACATGGCCGGCGTCGTGGTCTACCTGTCCTCGCGGGCCGGTGCGTACGTGACCGGCGCGGTCATCCCGGTGGACGGCGGGATCGCCACCACCCGCTGA